A region of Kribbella sp. NBC_01245 DNA encodes the following proteins:
- a CDS encoding BatC protein: MGLDDDMNASAGSGEEGLADGGASPGTQDGGADSGADSGAGGNEYGGGSGSSESGREGGSEYGGSSGSEGGLGGSGGGEEGTADGGAAPGMSDGGADSGADSGSYGGSEGGSEGGFGGSESGSQGSESSEGSEGGFGGGSGGSDEEGLADGGASPQGHDGGADGGAGAGERGGESSGEGSSSW, encoded by the coding sequence ATGGGTCTGGACGACGACATGAACGCCTCGGCCGGAAGCGGTGAAGAGGGCCTTGCCGACGGTGGCGCGAGCCCCGGTACGCAGGATGGCGGTGCGGACAGCGGCGCTGACAGTGGTGCCGGCGGCAACGAATACGGCGGCGGCTCGGGCAGCAGCGAAAGCGGGCGCGAAGGCGGGAGCGAGTACGGCGGCTCCAGCGGCTCTGAAGGCGGTCTGGGCGGATCCGGCGGCGGAGAGGAGGGTACGGCGGACGGAGGCGCCGCACCCGGAATGTCCGACGGTGGTGCCGACAGCGGCGCCGACAGTGGTTCGTACGGCGGTTCCGAGGGCGGGTCTGAAGGCGGCTTCGGTGGTTCCGAGAGCGGCTCACAGGGCTCTGAAAGTTCTGAAGGCTCCGAAGGCGGATTCGGCGGCGGTTCCGGCGGTTCCGACGAAGAAGGTCTGGCCGACGGTGGTGCGAGCCCGCAGGGCCACGACGGTGGTGCTGACGGCGGCGCCGGTGCCGGCGAGCGGGGCGGCGAGTCGTCCGGAGAGGGTTCCAGCAGTTGGTGA
- the cobC gene encoding Rv2231c family pyridoxal phosphate-dependent protein CobC — protein MDFDLNHHGDVEVGEGLVDLAVNVRTGTPPQWLLDAVTASLTDLAAYPRQDAAMAAVAARHGLSPDKLLLTAGAAEAFVLIARAFQPRRAVVVHPQFTEPEAALRSAGHSVDRVILTAEKGFRLDPAVVPDDADLVVIGNPTNPTSVLHAAADLRALAKPGRVLVVDEAFMDAVPGEPESVLGAEIPGLVVIRSLTKTWGLAGLRVGYLVAEPGLVARLAAVQPHWPVSTPALAAAIACSNEQAMIAAAAAAQELDRQRAHLVAGLAEVDGVSTYGVARGPFLLLRLDGAAAVRTALRDGGFAVRRGDTFPGLGPDWLRIAVRPEATTDLFVKTLRDILG, from the coding sequence ATGGACTTCGACCTCAACCATCACGGCGATGTCGAGGTGGGCGAAGGACTGGTTGACCTCGCAGTCAACGTCCGAACCGGTACGCCGCCGCAGTGGTTGCTCGACGCGGTCACGGCCAGCCTGACCGACCTGGCCGCCTATCCCCGACAAGACGCGGCCATGGCGGCTGTAGCGGCTCGCCACGGTCTGAGCCCGGACAAGCTGCTGCTGACGGCCGGAGCGGCTGAGGCGTTCGTACTGATCGCGAGAGCCTTCCAACCGCGCCGGGCCGTAGTAGTTCATCCACAATTCACTGAGCCCGAGGCGGCTCTGAGGTCTGCGGGCCACTCTGTCGATCGGGTGATCCTGACAGCGGAGAAGGGTTTCCGGCTGGACCCGGCCGTCGTACCGGACGACGCGGACCTCGTGGTGATCGGCAACCCCACCAATCCGACGTCCGTCCTGCATGCGGCGGCGGACCTTCGGGCGCTCGCGAAGCCGGGCCGGGTGCTAGTGGTCGACGAGGCTTTCATGGACGCTGTACCGGGTGAACCGGAGTCCGTGCTGGGGGCGGAAATCCCCGGTCTGGTGGTGATCCGGAGCCTGACGAAAACGTGGGGATTGGCAGGTTTACGCGTCGGGTACCTGGTCGCCGAGCCCGGTCTGGTCGCTCGCCTCGCGGCGGTGCAACCGCACTGGCCGGTCTCGACCCCGGCGCTGGCCGCGGCGATTGCCTGTAGCAACGAGCAGGCGATGATCGCGGCGGCCGCGGCGGCCCAGGAGCTGGACCGGCAGCGGGCACATCTCGTCGCCGGGCTGGCCGAGGTGGACGGAGTGTCGACCTATGGCGTGGCGCGTGGGCCTTTCCTGTTGTTGCGGCTGGACGGAGCCGCGGCAGTGCGAACGGCCTTACGGGACGGGGGCTTCGCGGTTCGCCGCGGGGACACCTTTCCCGGCCTCGGGCCGGACTGGCTGCGAATCGCGGTCCGGCCGGAGGCCACCACCGACCTGTTCGTCAAGACATTGCGGGACATCCTCGGCTGA
- a CDS encoding peptidoglycan DD-metalloendopeptidase family protein, which translates to MKRTTTRLTAAAFLAAAVLGQPQLASANAIAGPACDFNGDSRSDLAVGAPGESVGNLDSAGSVNVLYSSGSGVSTAGNVLINQDNPGIVGVAERGDAFGHASACGDFNNDGFGDLAVGVPHESVEVATGDVYDAGAVNIFYGSAIGLTTIGNQVFTQSSPGIPDVAERTDEFGSAVAAGDFNNDGRDDLAIGAPTENVNGSNQAGNVIVLYGKSAGLSTDGSQNWHQGSAGIAGDVEAGDKFGSSLTTGDFNDDGRADLVVGSPGDSITDQAAAGTVNVIYGSAAGLAATGNQMLNQSTADIPGNWEKNDLFGQSVAAGDFNNDGHDDLAVGVPGEDDGDTPDAGAVNVIYGSANANGLQANWSQIFTRAGMLLGGAPATGDQFGTALATGNFNGQAGDDLAIGAPGTIVNSNVAAGRLTVLYGGLTGLSPLVNQQISQGVNNVEGLSEAGDYLGYALATGDFDGNGRVDLAAGAPGEAVGDQSSGGAVNVLYGTAGFLSTSTDQIWTQDSVGVHGVSQAHDRFGGPAMSVGEYRIGFKAGTKVKVTNDFLKHDPLGRIDMSGVQAGPDYEIAAARSGVIKYIVDTNAEPTDDGNYVWIEHADGEWSKYSHLKTGSVTSRGHKVGDFVTAGTVLGLEGDVGIASGDHLHFMVSVPYDLADPITSGGFVKGLDRNPVTCGVPGNALFRGQTYTVVGC; encoded by the coding sequence ATGAAACGAACGACTACCAGACTCACCGCCGCGGCTTTCCTTGCCGCCGCGGTACTCGGCCAACCACAGCTCGCCTCGGCGAACGCGATCGCGGGGCCGGCCTGCGACTTCAACGGCGATTCCCGTTCCGACCTGGCGGTGGGGGCGCCGGGCGAGAGCGTCGGCAACCTCGACAGCGCCGGCTCGGTCAACGTGCTCTACAGCTCGGGCTCGGGGGTGTCCACGGCCGGCAACGTGCTGATCAACCAGGACAATCCCGGCATCGTCGGAGTCGCGGAGCGCGGTGACGCTTTCGGGCACGCGAGTGCCTGCGGCGACTTCAACAACGACGGATTCGGTGACCTCGCCGTCGGCGTACCGCACGAAAGTGTCGAGGTCGCCACCGGCGACGTCTACGACGCCGGTGCGGTCAACATCTTCTACGGCTCGGCCATCGGACTCACCACGATCGGCAACCAGGTCTTCACCCAGTCCTCCCCGGGTATCCCGGACGTGGCTGAGCGGACCGACGAGTTCGGGTCAGCGGTCGCCGCGGGCGACTTCAACAACGATGGTCGCGACGACCTCGCCATCGGCGCGCCCACGGAGAACGTCAACGGATCCAATCAGGCCGGCAACGTGATCGTCCTGTACGGCAAGAGCGCCGGACTGTCGACCGATGGCAGCCAGAACTGGCACCAGGGTTCGGCCGGCATCGCCGGCGACGTCGAGGCCGGCGACAAATTCGGCAGCTCTTTGACCACCGGCGACTTCAACGACGACGGCCGGGCCGACCTGGTCGTCGGGTCCCCCGGCGACTCGATCACCGACCAGGCCGCCGCCGGTACGGTGAACGTCATTTACGGTTCGGCCGCGGGACTCGCGGCGACCGGCAATCAGATGTTGAACCAGTCGACCGCCGACATCCCAGGCAACTGGGAGAAGAACGACCTGTTCGGTCAGTCGGTCGCCGCCGGTGACTTCAACAACGACGGCCACGACGACCTCGCGGTGGGTGTGCCGGGCGAGGACGACGGTGACACTCCCGATGCCGGGGCCGTCAACGTCATCTACGGCTCTGCCAACGCCAACGGCCTGCAGGCCAACTGGAGTCAGATCTTCACCCGGGCAGGCATGCTGCTCGGCGGGGCGCCTGCCACGGGCGATCAGTTCGGCACCGCGCTCGCGACAGGCAACTTCAACGGCCAGGCCGGGGACGACCTGGCCATCGGTGCCCCCGGCACCATCGTCAACAGCAACGTCGCCGCCGGCCGGTTGACCGTGCTCTACGGCGGCCTGACCGGACTGTCTCCGCTGGTCAATCAGCAGATCAGCCAGGGCGTGAACAACGTGGAGGGTCTATCCGAAGCGGGCGACTACCTCGGCTACGCACTGGCCACGGGTGACTTCGACGGCAACGGCCGGGTCGACCTGGCCGCCGGTGCACCCGGCGAGGCCGTCGGCGACCAGTCGAGCGGCGGTGCGGTCAACGTGCTCTACGGCACCGCCGGGTTCCTCTCCACCAGCACCGATCAGATCTGGACGCAGGACAGCGTTGGGGTCCACGGTGTGTCGCAGGCCCACGACAGGTTCGGTGGCCCGGCGATGTCCGTCGGTGAGTACCGGATCGGCTTCAAGGCCGGCACCAAGGTGAAGGTGACCAACGACTTCCTCAAGCACGACCCGCTGGGACGGATCGACATGTCCGGCGTCCAGGCTGGACCGGACTACGAGATCGCGGCGGCGCGCAGCGGCGTGATCAAGTACATCGTGGACACCAACGCCGAGCCGACGGACGACGGCAACTACGTCTGGATCGAGCACGCAGACGGTGAGTGGAGCAAGTACAGCCACCTCAAGACCGGCTCGGTGACCAGCCGCGGCCACAAGGTCGGCGACTTCGTCACCGCCGGCACCGTGCTCGGGTTGGAGGGTGACGTCGGCATCGCCAGCGGCGACCACCTGCACTTCATGGTCTCGGTGCCCTACGACCTGGCCGACCCGATCACCTCCGGCGGCTTCGTGAAGGGCCTCGACCGCAACCCGGTTACCTGTGGCGTCCCCGGCAACGCGCTCTTCCGGGGCCAGACCTACACCGTCGTCGGGTGCTGA
- a CDS encoding GGDEF domain-containing protein, which translates to MPTAVLAYVLAVDLLAASAVGVSIRLVGIDSADLVRLAILAVGSAVHVEAARGIERLREVGAEGVPYTNLKGMWTFAGALLLPPPLAVVLIMSTYVHSWFRLRRVPPYRWIFSAATIVLATSAAALVLFALSPAGYPGYPSGPLGLVAIALAGLTYWFVNYALVVGAIMLSSPTTPAGQALGRLSDQLIVAGSLGLGVAIAALLIHEPWSVTVLLLTVLGLHRALLVGQFQTAAQKDPKTGLANAAFWFEMANKEFDRAKRTGSSLGVLYVDLDHFKAVNDTHGHRAGDEALKAVADALGDDVRTDDLVGRLGGEEFAILLPATSPAETKQTAERIRHRVSGLTITVTGLTGPVQLEHLTCSIGIASYPENGTTMDALMLAADTATYAAKDAGRDQVVAAPMPDTPS; encoded by the coding sequence GTGCCCACGGCCGTGCTGGCGTATGTGCTGGCCGTCGACCTGCTCGCCGCGAGCGCCGTCGGCGTATCGATCCGGCTCGTCGGCATCGACAGCGCCGATTTGGTCCGGCTGGCGATCCTGGCGGTCGGGTCCGCCGTGCACGTCGAGGCGGCCCGAGGCATCGAGCGACTGCGCGAAGTGGGCGCCGAAGGTGTGCCGTACACGAACCTGAAAGGCATGTGGACGTTCGCGGGAGCGTTGCTGTTGCCGCCCCCGCTAGCGGTCGTGTTGATCATGTCGACGTACGTGCACTCGTGGTTCCGGCTGCGCCGAGTACCGCCGTACCGCTGGATCTTCTCCGCCGCCACCATCGTGCTGGCCACCTCGGCCGCGGCCCTGGTGCTGTTCGCGCTCAGCCCGGCCGGTTACCCCGGCTACCCGTCCGGCCCACTCGGCCTGGTCGCGATCGCCCTCGCCGGCCTGACGTACTGGTTCGTCAATTACGCCCTCGTGGTCGGCGCGATCATGCTGTCCAGCCCGACCACACCCGCCGGACAGGCACTCGGCCGCCTCTCCGACCAGCTCATCGTGGCCGGGTCTCTCGGACTCGGGGTTGCCATCGCCGCCCTGCTGATTCACGAGCCCTGGTCGGTGACCGTTCTCCTGCTCACTGTTCTCGGACTGCACCGGGCCCTCCTGGTCGGCCAGTTCCAGACCGCCGCCCAAAAGGACCCCAAAACCGGTCTGGCCAATGCCGCGTTCTGGTTCGAAATGGCGAACAAGGAATTCGACCGGGCCAAGCGCACCGGCTCCAGCCTCGGCGTTCTGTACGTCGACCTGGACCACTTCAAAGCCGTGAACGATACGCACGGCCATCGCGCGGGCGACGAAGCGCTCAAGGCTGTGGCCGACGCACTCGGCGACGACGTCCGCACAGACGACCTCGTGGGTCGCCTCGGCGGCGAGGAATTCGCGATCCTGCTCCCGGCCACCAGCCCGGCCGAAACCAAACAGACCGCGGAACGGATCCGCCACCGGGTCTCAGGCCTCACCATCACGGTGACAGGCCTTACCGGGCCGGTCCAACTCGAACACCTCACCTGCTCGATCGGCATCGCGAGCTACCCCGAAAACGGCACCACCATGGACGCCCTGATGCTGGCCGCCGACACGGCAACCTACGCAGCCAAAGACGCCGGCCGCGACCAAGTCGTCGCAGCCCCCATGCCCGACACCCCGAGCTAG
- a CDS encoding GNAT family N-acetyltransferase, which translates to MSTDGFVVRPLSVDTWGAFARLVEANNGVWGGCWCVGFHLKLKGRTAEQNRADKERLVREGGTHNALVFDGDECVGWCQFGSPTELPEVKSKRLYEMGLTALPDWRITCFFTGKGLRGRGVANSALDGALAEIARLGGGTVEGYPEETDDRKVAGSFLHTGPMAAFENHGFTRTRAISPHRWVVTRTVAPI; encoded by the coding sequence ATGAGCACAGACGGATTCGTTGTTCGGCCGCTGAGTGTGGATACGTGGGGTGCGTTTGCGCGGTTGGTGGAGGCGAACAACGGAGTGTGGGGTGGTTGTTGGTGCGTCGGGTTTCACCTCAAGTTGAAGGGGCGAACCGCGGAGCAGAACCGGGCGGATAAGGAACGGCTGGTGCGCGAAGGGGGTACGCACAACGCGTTGGTGTTCGACGGTGACGAATGCGTGGGGTGGTGCCAGTTCGGGTCGCCAACCGAGCTGCCGGAGGTCAAGAGCAAACGCCTGTACGAGATGGGGCTTACCGCGTTGCCGGACTGGCGGATCACGTGCTTCTTCACGGGTAAAGGGCTCCGCGGTCGCGGTGTCGCAAACTCCGCGCTGGATGGAGCGCTGGCGGAGATCGCGCGGCTCGGTGGTGGCACGGTTGAGGGTTATCCCGAAGAGACGGATGACCGGAAGGTGGCCGGTTCTTTCCTGCATACCGGACCGATGGCCGCGTTCGAGAACCACGGCTTCACTCGGACGCGTGCGATCTCCCCGCACCGCTGGGTCGTCACCCGAACCGTTGCGCCCATCTGA
- a CDS encoding sucrase ferredoxin has protein sequence MTQLPYRPETGCAANAQLRGDDLMATAPPAQRWLLIECREAWPRQALAALGELAEPVRAACAEIGARPALIRRYGRSDPAQPRRWGLVDSRPGRESTRWGELRSYADLLDVLAGSRQGEPSPEPTYLVCTHGRHDPCCAVQGRPVAATLATAYPERTWECSHVGGDRFAPNLVVLPHSLYYGHFAVLGALDLVSLYDKRLLAPEYFRGRSTFSPPVQAAQHFALAAGASHEVEQLKPLAVKGIDANRWEVSLAGGYVVQVSARLVTIEAALTCGSTAPGQARHFDLERLVSP, from the coding sequence GTGACCCAGTTGCCGTACCGGCCGGAGACGGGCTGCGCCGCCAACGCGCAGCTTCGTGGCGACGACCTGATGGCGACGGCTCCGCCTGCCCAACGCTGGCTCCTGATCGAGTGTCGCGAGGCGTGGCCGCGGCAAGCCCTTGCGGCATTGGGAGAACTTGCCGAGCCCGTTCGCGCCGCATGTGCCGAGATCGGGGCTAGGCCCGCACTGATTCGTAGGTATGGCCGCAGCGATCCCGCACAACCCCGGCGTTGGGGGCTGGTCGACAGCCGCCCAGGCCGCGAATCCACCCGGTGGGGCGAGCTGCGGTCCTACGCGGACCTACTCGACGTACTTGCTGGAAGTCGGCAAGGCGAGCCCAGCCCGGAACCGACGTACCTGGTGTGTACGCATGGGCGGCATGACCCGTGCTGCGCAGTGCAGGGCCGGCCGGTTGCGGCGACGTTGGCGACGGCGTATCCCGAGAGGACGTGGGAATGCAGTCACGTCGGCGGCGACCGCTTTGCGCCGAACCTGGTGGTGTTGCCGCACAGCCTTTACTACGGGCACTTCGCGGTGCTCGGGGCGCTTGACCTGGTTAGTTTGTACGACAAGCGCCTGCTGGCGCCGGAGTACTTCAGAGGTCGCAGTACGTTCTCACCGCCCGTGCAAGCGGCACAGCATTTTGCACTTGCCGCTGGCGCTTCGCACGAGGTAGAGCAGCTCAAACCCCTTGCAGTAAAGGGGATCGACGCAAACCGCTGGGAAGTCTCACTGGCCGGCGGGTACGTCGTACAGGTCTCTGCCCGGCTCGTGACGATAGAAGCGGCACTGACTTGTGGATCAACTGCACCCGGCCAAGCCCGCCACTTCGACCTCGAGCGACTAGTCAGTCCCTAA
- a CDS encoding cupin domain-containing protein, which yields MSQQPGVGRPLAGCPALRRCIAGDPDKFAAGFWGRRALLSRAADLPAPFTDLLTLDDVDELLSRHGLRTPFLRIAKNGEVVGDKQFSGPGGVGAEIGDQIRDDKVAALFASGHTVVLQALHRTWAPLVDFATALGSETGHPVQINAYITPPESQGFAAHYDVHDVFVLQIAGEKHWTIHEPVHADPLRNQPWTDHAKEVAAAARDHAPVIDEVLRPGDALYVPRGFLHSAKALGGVSGHLTVGLHTLTRYLLVQELAALAAERAELRTALPLGFDPGDPEQLAPHLKNVAALIAEHAQTATPDDLAARLRRRTWSGNRPAPLAPLAHAAAIAGIEPGTTVRLRAGLRHRVVPGDPVLLQLPDRTLSLPAATAEAVSRLCSGEELAISELPGLSEEDQLALVHRLMTEAVLVAGKP from the coding sequence GTGAGTCAACAGCCGGGCGTCGGGCGGCCGTTGGCAGGCTGCCCGGCGCTGCGGCGCTGCATCGCGGGTGATCCGGACAAGTTCGCCGCCGGCTTCTGGGGGCGGCGGGCACTTCTGTCACGCGCTGCGGATCTCCCGGCGCCGTTCACGGATCTGTTGACCCTGGACGATGTAGACGAGTTGCTGTCCCGTCATGGGTTGCGGACGCCGTTCCTGCGCATCGCCAAGAACGGTGAAGTCGTCGGCGACAAGCAGTTCAGTGGTCCGGGTGGTGTGGGCGCGGAGATCGGCGACCAGATCCGTGATGACAAGGTGGCGGCCCTGTTCGCCAGTGGACACACAGTGGTGCTTCAGGCGCTGCACCGCACTTGGGCGCCCCTGGTCGACTTCGCGACGGCTCTGGGGTCTGAGACCGGCCATCCGGTCCAGATCAACGCGTACATCACTCCGCCGGAATCCCAGGGCTTTGCCGCGCACTACGACGTGCACGACGTATTCGTCCTGCAGATTGCCGGAGAGAAGCACTGGACGATCCACGAGCCAGTGCACGCTGATCCGCTGCGGAACCAGCCCTGGACGGACCACGCCAAAGAAGTCGCCGCAGCCGCGAGGGACCATGCTCCAGTCATCGACGAGGTGCTGCGCCCAGGAGACGCGCTATACGTTCCACGCGGGTTCCTGCACTCCGCTAAGGCTTTAGGCGGGGTGAGCGGCCACCTGACAGTTGGCCTTCATACGTTGACGCGCTACCTCTTGGTGCAGGAGCTAGCCGCACTGGCCGCAGAGCGCGCTGAACTCCGCACAGCCCTTCCACTCGGTTTCGACCCGGGCGACCCGGAGCAACTCGCACCACACCTCAAGAACGTCGCAGCGCTCATTGCCGAGCATGCCCAGACGGCAACTCCCGACGACCTCGCGGCCCGCTTGCGGCGTCGTACGTGGTCAGGCAACCGTCCGGCACCTCTCGCGCCACTGGCTCATGCAGCGGCCATTGCCGGGATAGAGCCGGGTACGACGGTCCGGCTGCGCGCGGGGTTGCGGCATCGCGTTGTGCCGGGTGATCCCGTCTTGCTGCAGCTGCCCGATCGCACGCTCTCGCTGCCGGCAGCTACAGCCGAGGCGGTGTCGCGGCTCTGTAGTGGTGAGGAGCTCGCGATCTCCGAACTCCCGGGCTTGAGCGAGGAGGATCAGCTCGCGCTCGTGCATCGGTTGATGACCGAGGCTGTGCTGGTCGCCGGTAAACCGTGA
- a CDS encoding MFS transporter, whose translation MPTATSLGLPDVRGRVPLLAGLAIDSFGGGIAAPLLLLFFTRVADIPLGTAGLTLSVANLCTLVAPAAVGVVIDRIGPRNLVIGAQVAQAVAFAGLLFGRSLWVLFLCALVASMGQRVFWSSIFSLLSDISTPLDRDRWFGLSGMMQAGGFGLGTLVAGSLLSFEGSAPFLVAMAANAISFVIAGLLLSRIHVHHDPKAAAESGPAPLLRRDHPFLILIAANTVLALCMMMLAVGLPVYVAEALPAPEWLVGVLMAVVSVVLATGQTLVVRATENRRRTHVLVVAAGLWAIWGLVMASLLHLPTALVVPALVLATLIFASADVLHASTSNALAAAAAPEIGRGKYLSYWQYSFTLAGAIAPAFFAQLFDRRAELPWLGISVLAVLAGLTILILERVLPSEAVRRPD comes from the coding sequence ATGCCTACCGCTACCTCGCTCGGTCTGCCGGATGTCCGCGGCCGGGTACCACTGCTCGCAGGTCTGGCCATCGACTCGTTCGGTGGCGGTATCGCCGCGCCCTTGTTGCTGCTCTTCTTCACCCGGGTCGCGGACATCCCCCTCGGCACCGCCGGTCTGACGCTGTCCGTGGCCAACCTCTGCACGCTGGTCGCACCGGCCGCGGTCGGCGTGGTGATCGACCGGATCGGCCCGCGCAATCTCGTCATCGGCGCCCAGGTCGCCCAGGCCGTCGCCTTTGCCGGATTGTTGTTCGGCCGTTCGCTCTGGGTGTTGTTCCTCTGCGCGCTGGTCGCGTCGATGGGGCAGCGGGTGTTCTGGTCGTCGATCTTCAGCCTGCTCTCGGACATCTCCACGCCGCTCGATCGGGATCGCTGGTTCGGCCTCAGCGGCATGATGCAGGCGGGCGGATTCGGCCTCGGCACGCTGGTGGCGGGTTCCCTGCTGAGTTTCGAGGGCAGCGCGCCGTTCCTGGTCGCGATGGCGGCCAACGCGATCAGCTTCGTCATCGCGGGACTGCTGCTCAGCCGGATCCACGTCCACCACGATCCGAAGGCTGCCGCGGAAAGCGGTCCGGCGCCGCTGCTGCGACGCGACCACCCGTTCCTGATCCTGATCGCCGCGAACACGGTGCTCGCCCTCTGCATGATGATGCTCGCGGTCGGACTCCCCGTGTACGTCGCTGAGGCCCTGCCCGCACCCGAATGGCTTGTCGGCGTCCTGATGGCGGTGGTCTCGGTCGTACTCGCCACCGGGCAGACGCTGGTCGTCCGCGCTACCGAGAACCGTCGTCGTACCCATGTGCTGGTGGTCGCCGCCGGACTCTGGGCGATCTGGGGTCTGGTGATGGCGTCGCTGCTACACCTCCCGACCGCCCTGGTCGTGCCGGCGTTGGTGCTGGCCACGTTGATCTTCGCCTCGGCCGACGTCCTACACGCGTCGACCTCGAACGCCCTCGCGGCCGCGGCGGCACCCGAGATCGGCCGCGGGAAATACCTCTCCTACTGGCAGTACTCCTTCACCCTGGCCGGAGCCATCGCGCCCGCCTTCTTCGCCCAGCTCTTCGATCGCCGCGCCGAACTCCCCTGGCTCGGCATCTCCGTCCTTGCCGTCCTCGCGGGGCTCACCATCCTGATCCTCGAACGAGTCCTCCCGAGCGAGGCCGTCCGCCGCCCGGATTAA
- a CDS encoding gamma carbonic anhydrase family protein codes for MLLEHRGQRPVVPESAYVAPSAVLCGAVVLGENSRVLHGAVLTAENGEVRVGRNSVVMENALVRGRADHPALIGDSVLVGPHAHVNGATLDDEVFVATGASLFPGSTAGRGAEIRINAVVHVNTRLEPGQVVPIGWIAVGDPAQLFSPDRHEELWALQRELDFPGTVYGVPRGTPMRDIMARQSEFYGSHRDDRVLGTD; via the coding sequence ATGTTGCTCGAACATCGCGGTCAACGGCCAGTCGTCCCTGAGTCGGCGTACGTCGCACCCTCCGCGGTGTTGTGCGGCGCGGTAGTGCTCGGGGAGAACAGTCGCGTCCTGCACGGCGCAGTGCTGACGGCGGAGAACGGCGAGGTCCGGGTCGGCCGCAACAGCGTGGTGATGGAGAACGCGCTAGTCCGTGGCCGTGCCGACCACCCGGCGCTGATCGGCGACTCCGTCCTGGTTGGTCCCCACGCCCACGTCAACGGCGCCACCCTCGATGACGAGGTATTCGTCGCCACGGGCGCCTCGCTCTTCCCAGGTTCCACCGCCGGCCGTGGCGCCGAGATCCGGATCAACGCCGTCGTGCACGTCAACACCCGTCTAGAGCCCGGCCAGGTCGTACCGATCGGCTGGATCGCAGTAGGTGACCCTGCCCAGTTGTTCTCGCCAGACCGCCATGAGGAGTTGTGGGCGCTGCAGCGCGAGTTGGACTTCCCCGGCACCGTGTACGGCGTCCCGCGCGGCACGCCGATGCGCGACATCATGGCCCGGCAGTCCGAGTTCTACGGCTCACACCGGGATGACCGGGTCTTAGGGACTGACTAG
- a CDS encoding MFS transporter: MRVLRILCPPELGRDFVKLWSAATISNLGDGALLAAGPLLVASITAEPAAVATAVFVQQLPWLLFALLSGALVDRLDRRRVVVAVDLIRGLVLAALGAAVLLGSSPLWAVYLALFLLGTAETLADNAAGALYVTVVPRQYLGQANARLSATFTVVNQLGGPPIGALLFALGAGIPLVFDAVTYVVAAGLIARLSVRPATTERSDVHLLKQVGEGVRWLWNHPGVRTLAGSILVMNVTFGAAFATWVLYARERLGLSEQQFGLLIAVGAIGALAGTPVYHLLEPRIGTLGLLRAGLVIETATHLVLAITQSPWIAGLTMVVFGVHAVVWGTVSTTTRQLVTPDALMGRVNSVYLLASVGGAAIGTLLGGLLAQRFGLTAPFLLAFVAMAAMTVVAWRPLRHVSVQALPTV, translated from the coding sequence ATGCGAGTACTTCGCATCCTTTGCCCGCCCGAACTCGGCCGGGATTTCGTCAAACTCTGGTCCGCCGCCACGATCAGCAATCTCGGCGACGGCGCCCTGCTCGCGGCCGGTCCGTTGCTGGTCGCCTCGATCACGGCTGAGCCGGCCGCGGTCGCGACGGCCGTATTCGTCCAGCAACTGCCCTGGCTGTTGTTCGCGCTGCTCAGCGGGGCCTTGGTCGATCGCCTCGACCGCCGCCGAGTGGTCGTCGCGGTCGACCTCATCCGCGGCCTGGTCCTCGCCGCACTCGGTGCCGCCGTACTCCTCGGCAGCTCGCCACTCTGGGCCGTGTACCTCGCGCTGTTCCTCCTCGGAACGGCCGAGACCCTCGCCGATAACGCGGCCGGCGCGCTGTACGTCACGGTTGTCCCCCGGCAGTACCTCGGCCAAGCCAATGCAAGGCTGTCCGCCACGTTCACCGTGGTCAACCAGCTCGGTGGTCCGCCGATCGGGGCACTGCTGTTCGCCCTCGGCGCGGGGATTCCGCTCGTCTTCGACGCAGTGACGTACGTCGTCGCGGCGGGCCTGATCGCGCGGTTGTCCGTCCGGCCGGCCACCACGGAACGGTCCGACGTACACCTCTTGAAGCAGGTCGGCGAAGGCGTGCGCTGGCTGTGGAATCACCCTGGCGTGCGTACGTTGGCCGGCTCGATCCTGGTCATGAACGTCACCTTCGGCGCCGCCTTCGCAACTTGGGTGTTGTACGCCCGGGAGCGTCTCGGGTTGTCCGAGCAGCAGTTCGGGCTGTTGATCGCGGTCGGCGCGATCGGGGCCTTGGCCGGTACGCCGGTCTACCACCTGCTCGAACCGCGCATCGGCACGCTCGGGCTGTTGCGCGCCGGGCTCGTCATCGAGACCGCGACCCATCTGGTCCTGGCGATCACCCAGTCGCCGTGGATCGCGGGTCTGACCATGGTCGTGTTCGGCGTCCACGCGGTCGTCTGGGGCACGGTCTCGACGACCACCCGGCAGCTCGTCACGCCGGATGCGCTGATGGGCCGGGTCAACAGCGTCTACCTGCTGGCCTCGGTCGGCGGCGCGGCGATCGGCACGCTGCTGGGCGGTCTGCTCGCGCAGCGGTTCGGCCTGACCGCGCCGTTCCTGCTGGCCTTCGTCGCGATGGCGGCCATGACCGTGGTGGCGTGGCGCCCGCTTCGGCATGTCTCGGTCCAGGCCCTTCCAACGGTGTAA